From one Acidobacteriota bacterium genomic stretch:
- a CDS encoding FAD-dependent monooxygenase, with protein MHVLIAGGGIGGLTAALAFQKFGHTVTVLEQASRLEEVGAGLQVSPNGMRVFEALGVTARVEKDAFRPRAQELRFGKGGGRILTIPLRAASHARWGGEYLHIHRADLVDALGSALADRQADAVRLGSEVVSYSQDEASVTAHLASGEMVTGDLLVGADGIHSAIRTQVAGPDAPRYTGHAAWRAVVPVSELGKDAPPESACVWVGSRRHAVTYRLRRGSLANLVAVVECKERHLESWTATGAREQALKDFRKWSPVIRGILEKAETLNRWALYDRMPLERWSDGRVVLLGDACHPMLPFLAQGAVMAIEDAYVLARLCSRGDDLGQSLALYENIRKPRTSRVQEGARRNANLFHRGDPISQLATYGPIWLAGQFLPSIAHGQYDWIYSHDVTDLPGAAA; from the coding sequence ATGCATGTCCTGATAGCAGGCGGAGGAATTGGCGGGCTGACAGCAGCGCTCGCGTTCCAGAAATTCGGCCACACGGTCACCGTGCTGGAGCAGGCGTCGCGGCTTGAGGAAGTCGGCGCAGGCCTGCAGGTCAGCCCGAACGGCATGCGCGTGTTTGAAGCGCTGGGAGTCACCGCGCGGGTCGAGAAGGACGCTTTCCGGCCACGTGCGCAGGAGTTGCGGTTCGGCAAGGGCGGCGGCCGTATCCTGACAATCCCGCTGCGAGCAGCGTCGCATGCGCGCTGGGGCGGCGAGTACCTGCACATTCACCGGGCCGATCTGGTCGACGCGCTCGGCAGCGCGCTGGCGGACCGGCAGGCGGATGCCGTCCGGCTCGGCTCCGAAGTGGTTTCCTATTCTCAGGACGAGGCGAGCGTGACGGCGCACCTGGCGTCGGGCGAGATGGTGACGGGCGACTTGCTGGTGGGAGCAGACGGCATCCACTCCGCCATACGCACGCAGGTCGCAGGCCCGGATGCACCGCGCTACACCGGCCATGCGGCGTGGCGGGCGGTGGTGCCGGTGTCAGAACTCGGCAAGGACGCGCCGCCCGAGTCGGCGTGTGTTTGGGTGGGATCGCGGCGGCATGCGGTGACCTACCGGCTGCGGCGCGGCAGCCTCGCCAATCTAGTGGCGGTGGTCGAATGCAAGGAACGCCATCTGGAATCCTGGACTGCGACGGGCGCGCGCGAGCAGGCGCTGAAGGATTTCAGGAAATGGTCGCCGGTGATCCGCGGCATACTTGAGAAGGCCGAGACCCTGAACCGCTGGGCGCTTTATGACCGGATGCCGCTTGAGCGGTGGTCGGACGGCCGCGTTGTGCTGCTGGGCGATGCCTGCCATCCGATGCTGCCCTTCCTCGCGCAGGGGGCGGTGATGGCGATTGAGGACGCTTATGTGCTGGCGCGGCTTTGCAGCCGCGGTGATGACCTCGGTCAGTCGCTCGCCCTCTACGAAAACATCCGCAAGCCGCGCACCAGCCGGGTGCAGGAAGGTGCCCGGCGCAACGCCAACCTCTTCCATCGGGGAGACCCGATTTCGCAGCTGGCGACCTATGGACCGATCTGGCTGGCGGGACAGTTCCTTCCCTCCATCGCGCATGGGCAATATGACTGGATATACTCTCACGACGTGACGGACTTGCCCGGCGCGGCAGCCTGA